In Herpetosiphonaceae bacterium, the DNA window GTTGGCGCAGGCCGCGTACACATCGCTCTGCGGCCCGATCAGCGCCGCGACAAAGAGCAGCTCGGCGGGCTGCCACAGATCGAGATCGTCCAGCAGCAGCAGGTGGCGTGTGTGGTTCTGTCGCACCTCAGGCACGCGCAGCGCGTCGACCGCGCGGTTGAAGACCTCGTTGAAGGCGACAACGCCGTGCTGTCGGCAGAGATGCAGGTAGGCGCGATAGGCGTGCCATAGCTCGGCCAAGCCTGCGTCGGCGGGGCGCAGATCGGGCAGACGATGCGGATCGGCGGTACCGCACCAATCGCTGAAGCGATCGAAGAGCAGCGCCAGCCAATCGAGCGCGCCCGGCTGATGTCCGCGCCGCGCAAAGAGCGACGGGTGCTCCGCGCCCACACGCGCCCACGCCTGCCGCATCAGGCGGCGCCGATCGATCCCCGACAGCAGCGCCGCCTCGCTCCAGCCCGATGGAAGCTGAGCCGCAGCGGGCGTGTCTTGCAGGATCGCCAGCGCGCGCTGGCGTAGCGTCGTCGTCGGAATGTCGCGTCCGGTAGCAGCGTGGAGCATCTCGCGCAGCACGGCGGCTGCCGGACGATGCACGGCAAGCGCGAGGATCTGGGTGTGCGGCATACCGGAACGCAGCGCGGCGGCAGCAACATCCACAAGGCGTTGGGTTTTGCCGCAGCGGTACGCGGCGCAAAAGATCTGGCGTTGAGGCATGAAATCCCTACTTCTGGCAGTGCGATTATACACGCCGTCGCCGCCTGAAACAACGCGCGGCATAGTCCTTGCGGCGCTGTCTAATAAGCAGAACCCTAGAGCATGGTCAGGAGACATTTTTGGAGTCGGCTCAGGATGAGGAATATCTGGGGACTCCTCCAGACCCCCGGCCTGACGACTACGAGATCACATCGTTGCTGGAGGCAGTATGATGACAGACATGCAACCACCATCGCCGCATCAGACGCAGCTTATCGTGGCGATCTTTGACGATCAGGCGCGGGCGGAGGCTGCCGTGCGGGATTTGCAGCAGCAGGGCTTTGCCGAAGAGCAGCTTTCGGTGGTGCTGCACCGCGATGCCACTCAGGCATCGCCCGAAGAGGTCGTGGAGCTGGATCGTGAGGCCGAAGAGACGGGCGAGGATGTGGCGATCGGCGGGACGCTCGGCGGTCTGGCCGGGCTGCTCGGCGGTCTGGCGCTCTTTTCGATCCCGGCGCTTGGTCCGTTTCTCGGCGTCGGCGTGCTGGCAACGACGATCGGCGGCGCGGCGCTGGGATCGGCGCTCGGCGAGCGGGTAGCGCATCTCGTCGCGCTGGGCGTGCCTCAGGAGCGCACGCGGCGCTACGGCCAGGCGCTCGAAGCGGGACAGATCGTGCTGGGCGTGACGGCGCGCAGTTCCGCCGAGGTCCACCGGGCGCGCGAGGTGCTGGCGCTGCACGAGGCCGACGAGATCGACGTTCATCCGCAGCCACGGCCAATGTAGGCCGCGCAGCGCGTCCGCTCAGACCACGCGGCAGATCAAGCCCTTCAGGTACTCGGCTTCGGGAAACGTCAGCAGCACCGGATGATCGGGCGCTTGCATCAGCCGCTCCAAGATCTGCACGCCGCGCCTGGCATCGACCGCCGCGCCAAAGACGATCTTCTGGAAGAGGTCGATCGAAACCAGGCCGGAGCAGCTAAAGGTTGCCAGGATGCCGTCAGGCCGCAGCAGTTGCATCGCCAGCAGGTTGATGTCTTTGTAGCCGCGACTGGCGCGCTCAAGCTGGCTGCGCTGCTGCACGAACTTGGGCGGATCGAGCACGATCACGTCGAAGCTGCGGCCCTCGGCGCGAAACCGGCGCAGCTCGCTAAAGACGTTGCCCTCGATCCGCTCGACCGGCAGCGCGATGCCGTTGCGCTCGAAGTTGTGCGCGGCGATCTCCAGCGCCTCTGCCGAGCTATCGATCGCCGTGATGCTGCGCGCGCCCGCGGCTGCCGCCTGTAGCTCGAAGCCGCCTGTGTACGAGAAGCACGAGAGCACGTCGGCATCGTGGCAGTAGGCCGCCACCCGCCGCCGGTTGGTCCGCTGATCGAGGTACGCGCCGGTCTTGTGCCCGCCGATAAAATCGACCAGATAGCGCTGGCCGTTCTCCAGAATCTCGATCGGCCCGGCGGGAGCCTCGCCCCACAGCAGCCGCGCGGCTGGCTCCAGCCCCTCCTTCGCCCGAACATCCGTGTCGGAGCGCTCGTAGACGCCGCGCGGCTGCATCAGCGCAACCAGCGCCTCGACGATCGGCTGAGCGCGCATGGCAGCGCCGACGGTCAGCAGTTGCGCAACGATGTAGTCGCCGTAGCGGTCGGCGATCAGGCCGGGCAGGCCGTCGGACTCGGAGAAGACCAGGCGGTAGGCGTTGGTCGCGGGATCGCTCGCCAGCGCGCGACGCCCCTCGATCGCCTGGGCAATCCGCCGCCGGATCAGCTCGCCGTCGACCGCGTCGTCCTGGCTCCAGGTCCAGAGCCGCACCTGAATCTGCGATTTGCCGCTCCAGGTGCCGCGCGCCAGCCAGTCGCCGCCGCTGCTCAGCACGTCCACCACCGCGCCATCGGGCGGCACACGACCGCCGGGCGTGATCGCGCTGCTAAAGATCCACGGGTGGCGCTGGACCACCGATCGCTCACGACCGGGCTTGAGGTTGATTTCAAACGACATGCGCTCGACTGTAGCACGGGCCGTGCGTTGGGTCAAGCACTGGCATGGGCTGTGCTCTGACAAGGAGTGACGATCAGGAGGTGGTGCTATGTCTGGAATTCCCCATTCGAGCAAGGAGCTGGGACCGACCGCGCAGCGGATGCTCGACTATCTGCGGGAGCATCCCAACGAGCAGTTTTCGGTCGAGCAGATGGCGCAGCAGGTCGGCTGCTCGACCGAGGAGGCCAAGACGCACCTTGAGGCGCTGGCCTACCAGGGCGAGATCGAAAAGGAGCGGCCTGAGGGCGGCGAGACGGTGTACATGCGCCCGCGCCAGACGTGACCGTGAGGCTGCGCCTTAGCGAAGATGTGCATTCCTTGCGTGCCCCACACAATGCGATCGTGGAGATCATCTGATTGTGTGGGGCGTGCGCGGTGCTGGCACATCTGCTTGCGCCTGCCGGGTCGTGTTTTGCGCCAACTGAGATGGTTTTTTAAGCTCTTCGTGTGATGTCTGCGGCATGCGCGGCAAGCCAATCTGCAAAGTCTACCATCTGCGAGCCATCGCCTTTTTCAGAGGTATCGACCTTAACATTGGGATTAGCACCAAGCTCAGCGCCGCTCATGTTGACGCCATGCACTTTCGCCCCTTCAAAGTTGGCCTTGAAAAGCCTGGCCTGGCTGAAATCCGCGCCGCGCAAGTCTGCTAGCTTGAAATTGGCACCCTCACAATTTGCCTCAATGAGCACCGCGTCCTTTAGCTTCGTCTCGCGGAACTGCGCGCCCTGAAGTATAGACTTGCGGAATGATACCAGCTCTAAATTTGCTCGATAAAAGTCGGTATACGAAAAATCGACTCGTGCCCAGTAGGCATCACAGGCATTTGCTCCAGAGAGATCAAGCTCTCGTACATCGCCAAGGCGCTGCTTCTCCTTGTCAGTCGAGCTGTTTTCCCAGGGTTTGTGCAGCACGAGCGCAATGGTCAGGCTCTTCAAGACTTTATCGTTTTCTTCGATGGATAATGCAGCCGCTAAGACCTGTTTGGTTAGCTGAATCAGCTCGTCCCGTCGCTCATCCTTTACGTTCCATTCGACGGGAAAGGCTTTGAGAATCGAGCCGAGCTTGACCGCTGCCGCCGATCGGAGAATCGGCTCTGTACTCGATAGCTCCTGCACGATTCCCTGATAGGTGGCGTCTACATCTTTGCGATGCTCGAAGTTCAAACGCTCATGTGTTATTTGGCTCTGTCCTACGAGATAGCCTCCGACCGCCCCGCCGACGGTGACGAACAGGGCGATCAGCTTGAGCCAGAAGAGGCTACCGCTGGTATCACTGCGGATTTGCCGAATCTCTGCTGCGAGCTTCGCGATCTCGTACTGTTCCTTTGGCGTGGATACGTTGAGCGGTGGATTGAAGGTAAAGGCATCGCGCTCCACAAGAATCTGCGACAGGTACGTCACTGTGATCATTGCGCATATGAGAAGAACGATCAAACCGATAATGATAAACTGATTTAAGCCTGATCGCCGCCGCGCTCTGATAGAGCGTTTACTCTGGGCTATCATGATCAGCCTACCTTTCAAAGACATATCTTGATGGTTGCCTCACATGGAAGGTGGTCGATAGGTCATCCACGTTTAAGTGAATCCAATCCCGTCCGCTAAGCACGGCCTGTCTCACCGCATCGGCGGTACCACCTCTGCCACGACCAGGCCCGCCATCCCAGGCTGCAATAAGCACATCGGAGTGTGCGACTACCCAGTGCATAGCCGCAACGTAGGCTTCTTCGGAGCGGCTGATGTACGCGAGCTGTGTTTCTTTACAGGCCGCTCGACGCAGCCGAGCATAGCACGCTGTTGCCATGGTACCTGTAAAATCAGCAGCATATTCCTCGAAGGGAAGCACGATCTCAAGCGGAATATTCAGCGATAGCGCAGCTTCCGCAAAAAGAGAGTCTGCTCCTTCGGCGATGGCCGACAGCGCTGTGACATCAGCGTATGCGGCCTGCGCTTGCCGCAAAATAGTCAGGCATTGCTGAGTAACGAATGCCGCAGCGTCTGGCCGACTAAAAAATCGATGGCCTACAATGCCAATCCGCATCATCGTGTTCCCTATCTATGCTTTGTCAGGTGTTGCTCCGAAGGATGATCAGCCTCGAAGGTTACTTTCGCGTGCGTCTGGGTGGTCGGTGTCCTTATGCCGCTAGCCGAAACGTTCAATGTACCTGGAGCCGCGACTCGATCAGAGCGAGCGCTTGATCCAGGCCTTCAATTGGCCGTTTCGCCTGCATCAGGAAGCGCATAGTATCAAGGACGCTGCCTATATTCTCAGCGTGCGGTGTTAGCTCGATCGCGCGTCGATAATCTTCCACTGCCTCAGCTTGCTTGCCCAGCACCAGCCGCGCCAGGGCACGATCGTATAAATCCCAGTAGATCGGCTCGCGTCCGATCAAAATGCGGCTACTTGCAACCTCCTCGACGCGCACAAAGTAACGGCGGGCATTGTCGATCTCGTCCAGAAACCAGGAGAGGCTTGCAACATTGCTTAGCGCATAGGATGAGTTCGGATCGACCAGCGTGGCCTGTCCATAATATTGCAGCGCTTCCTGGTAGCGCCTGGTTCGCCGGTAAAGACCGCCGAGCACGCCTAAGGCATCTTCAAAGTCCGGGCGCAACGTGATCGCTCGTTTGAGATAATCCTCGGCCTGGCGGTAGCTGGCCGCGCGCTCTTCCGCCCTCGTCGCCTGGTCGGCTTGCCGACGATAGGCCAGTCCAAGCTCCATCGTGGCTTCCGCAAAGTCCGGACGTGCTTTCAGCGCCTCTTTGAGCAGTTGAATCGCCTCGCCGTAACGTCCGGCGTTGCTGTAGGCCCGTCCAAGGCGATAGTTGGCTTCGGGATCGTTCGGCTGGAGGCTGCGCGCGCGCTGGTAGGCGGCAATCGCTTCGTCGTAGTTGCCCTCGCTAAACCGCTGATTGCCCAGGCTCATCATCTTGAGCGATGCCTGGGTGGCGGCAAACTGGCGCTTCACCGAGACGCCAAGCTGATTAAGCTCTTGTTGCGTAGTATCGAGCTGCTGCTGCATGGTCTGAAGAAGCTGTCGGGCAGCGTCTAGCTCCTGAATATTGGCCTTCATTTGAGCGCGCGAGGATTCCAGGTTGGTTTTGTATTCGTCGAGCGTTGTTTGCGATTCTTTCACCGTGCTGAGCATGCTGGTGCGTATATCACGAATGGTTTTGATGCCGAATACGCCGAACGTGCCGCCGACCAGCGCTACGACAATCCCCAAGAACCAGACCAGTTTTTCCATCAGATCGGCATTTCTGCTCGTTTGCTCCGCCGCCTCCTTCGCCAGGGCTGCAACATCGTCGGCGCGCTTCAGAACCGCCTGAGCATCGATCGCCGTGGGCGATGCCACGGGCGTGCCAGCCGCTCCTGTGGTCGGCGTGGATGCTGGCGGTGTGGTGGTCTGCGCCGCCGCCGTGGAAGCACCCAGCACGCCGAGCAAGACGACAAGAAGAGCCAGGCAGCATCGATAGCGCATATGTACTCCTTGGGGGATGACGGTTCTCTTGGTTTACCAGCCAGCCTCACGGGCAGCTCTCCGCGCCCGCAGCGCCCTAGGGGATCGGCACAGCCACAGGAGTCGGCAAGGCCAGCTCGACCAATGCCATTGCGTCGGCTTGCACCTCGACAACTTTCGCGGCTCTGGGCTCGGCGCTGCCTTTCTTGCCGACAACCACGATCTCGTATCGTCCCGGCGGAACGCCATCGATGATGCCTTCGGTCACACCGACGAGTTCCTTCACCTGGGCATCGTTCATCCGTATGCAGACCCTATCAAAATCTCGGCCATTTGCCACGACGACTCTGATACTCCCAGGCTTGCGTGCTTCGGCCTCGGTCTTTAGCACTTTTTCCAATTGAGCGATATTACTCTGAAATTCCAGAACCCAGCTATCCGTTTCCTGTCTGACGAGGTTCTCTACCTGGAGGGTGAAATCTTTGGCTCTTTGGAGCAGCACAGGAATGTTCATCTCGGTCGAGTCTTGCTGAACCAGCAGTATAAGCCAGTCGTACCGAAACTCTTTGAGCGCCCGCTCGATCGAGAGCTGTGTGACGATAAAGCGCATCCAGGCCGTCGATAGGCCGAAGTATCGATCATAGCCGATCAAGGCGGCGGCTAGCGCTAAGAAGACGTAGCCCCATTGGCCTAAGCTTGTTCCGCTTAGCCAGGTGGTGCTATCTGCAAAGAGGTCGGTAGCATCGATGAGTGGACACAGCCCGCCGATGGCAACGAACAGGATTGAGAGCGCGCGTATCCAGAGCGAGCCTCGTCGTTTCGACCGTTTCTTCTCTTGATACCACCTGATCTGATCCTGTCCATTCTTGGCTGCCCACTCATAGACACCCTTGAGCGACTCTGTCGGATTTGTGGCATCCCAGGTCGGGAACGGATGAGGTGGGGCGGGGTTACGCTTTGCCATGTGAGATGATCCTCCGGATAAGCCTTGTCTGTCTGGATCGGTGACAGGATGAGCATGATGTGGGGTGCCCAAGCCCTGGACTGACATTGCGTTAGAAAACGTGGGACTTTACGACATGCAGCGATTATACACCGAGGCGGCAATCGATCATCGTCTGAGATTCAGACCTTTGTACGACGCGCCCCATAGCTGCGCGGTGTAGAGTATCCCCGCATCCTCAGCGCGGGATTAAGCCATCCGCGAGAACTCGATCCACCTGTGGCGTATCCAGGCGTCCATGTGTCTCACCGCTGATTGGTTCTACTAGCGCTTGTCATACGATCCTGGTAGAGTAATCATAGTAGTGAATCTACGAGGCAGGACTCCCATCTCATGCGGTAGAGAGCAGCTCCTCAATCCTTTCATGCAAGATAGAACCAACGACTATACGACGTGCGAATCGAACTGCCGCGCCGCACGCCGCGTGCCCGGCTCATCAGAGGTTGTCGCATCGGCCAAGCAGGCTCCAGGGAGCGAGGAACCGGAACGATGGAACATATTCTTGTGATCGACGACAGCGAGCACGTCGCCTCGCTGCTAGCGCATAGTATTCTGCCCCAGCACGGCTATGCCGTACAGGTCGCCACTACCGGCTGGGATGGCCTGGTGCAGGTGCGCAGCAGCCGTCCCGATCTGATTCTGCTTGACCTCCAACTGCCCGATGCCTCCGGCTTGCAGCTTTTGCAGCGGATCGCCGAGCTGGATGAGACGATTCCGGTGATCCTGATGACGGCGCACGGCTCCGAGCAGACGGCGGTCGCTGCGTTCCGCTACGGCGCGCGCAACTACTTGATTAAGCCGTTCGCCGACGATGAGGTCGTCGTCGCCGTGGAGCGCGCTATGCGCGAGCAGCGGCTGCGCCGCGAGAAGGCCGATCTGGATCGGACGCTCCAGCAGCGCGTGCGCGAACAGTCGATCCTCTCGGCGATCGGTAAGTCGGTGACGGCGCTGCTCGATCGCGAACAGGTCTTGCAGCGGATCGTCGAGGCGGGCGTGTACCTGACCAGGGCCGAGGAGGGCATGCTGCTGCTGGTCGATCGTGAGAGCGGCGAGATGTACCTGCGCGCGGCTAAAAATCTGGGCGAGGATCGTGTGCAGTGCTTTCGCGTGCCGATCGACGATAGCTTTGCCGGACATGTCGTTCGCACGCGCCAGCCGCTCCGCCTGCACCGCTCGCAGGCGGAGGGCGGTCTTAAGCTCAAGACCAACTTCCTGGCACAGTCGCTGCTCCAGGTGCCGCTGATCTCCGGGCATGAGGCGATCGGCGTGCTGGGCATGAGCAACTGCGAACAGTCGCGCCAGTTCACGGAGCACGATCAATACCTGCTGGCGGCGCTGGCCGACTATGCCACGATCGCGCTAGAGAATGCGCGGCTCTTTCAGCAGGTTTCCGAGGAGCAGGAGCGCTACCACGATCTGTTCGATCATGCCAACGATCTGATCTTTACGCTCGACCTCGACGCGGCGCTGACCTCGATCAACCGCTATGGCACGCAACTGCTGGGCTATACCGCCGAGGAGTTGCTGGGGGTGTCGCTGGCGCAGTTGAGCGAGCCTGGAAGCTGGGCCAAGACGGTGACGGCGCTGGAGCCGATCCGCCAGCGGCGGCAGGAGCGTGGATCGTTCGATCTGGCGCTGCTGGATAAGCACGGCAGGCTGCGCTATACCGAGGTACACGCTCGTCTGATCAGCAGCCGCCAGCGCTCGCCAGAAATCGTGTGTATCGCCCGCGATGTCACCGAGCGCCGGATGTTCGAGGCGCAGATCCAATACCTGGCCTTCCACGATCCGCTGTCGAATCTGCCCAATCGCGTGCTCTTCATGGAGCGCCTGACGCATGGCCTGGAGCGGGCACAGCGCAATCATAAGAGCGTCGCGCTGCTCTTTCTGGACCTCGACAATTTTAAGGTGATCAACGATAGCCTGGGCCATCAGGTGGGCGATCACCTGCTGCGCGCCGTTGCCCAGCGGATGCATGATTGCGTCCGGCCCGCCGACACCGTGGCGCGTCTCGGCGGCGACGAGTTTATCGTGCTGCTCGAAGATATTTCCGATGTCAAAGATGCGGTGCATGTCGCGGAGCGTATCCACGACGTTCTGCGCGCGCCGCTGACGCTCGACGACCACGAGGTGTTTACTACGGTCAGTATCGGGATCGTCATCAGCAGCGCAGAGCACTGCCGTCCCGACGATCTGGTGCGCAGCGCGGATCTGGCGATGTACCGCGCGAAAACGCAGGGCAAGGCGCAGTACGCGCTCTTCGATCCGAGCATGAACGCGCGAGCAAAGGAGCGCCTGGCGCTTGAGACGGACCTGCGCCGCGCGACGGAGCGCAACGAGTTCACGGTGGTCTATCAGCCGGTGGTCGATCTCGTCAGCGGCAAGATGTGCGAGGTCGAGGCGCTGGTGCGCTGGGATCATCCCAGCCGTGGCCGTGTGTCGCCGGGCGAGTTCATCCCGCTCGCGGAAGAAACCGGCTTGATCATGCAGATCGGTCAGCATGTGCTGGAGCAGGCGTGCCGTCAGGTGCGCGCGTGGCAGATGCTGGCTCCGGGCGAGCCGCCGCTGGTGATGAGCGTCAATCTGTCGGCGCGGCAGTTTCAGCATCCGCAGCTTGTCGAGCAGATTGCCGCTACGCTGCGTAAAACCGGCCTCGATCCTCGCAGCCTGAAGCTGGAAATTACCGAGAGCATGATGATGCAAGACGGCGAGCGGAACGGGGCGATCATGCGCGAGCTGAAACGCCTGGGTATTCAGCTTGCCATCGACGACTTCGGCACCGGCTACTGCTCGCTGGGCTACCTGAAGTGCTTTCCGGTCGATACCTTGAAGATCGATCGCTCGTTCGTGGCCGGGCTGGGCCTGAACGTCGAGGATACGGCGATCGTTCGCGCGGTGATCGCGTTTGCCAAGGCGCTCAATCTGAGCGTCACCGGCGAGGGCATTGAAACCGTCGAGCAACTGAGACAGCTCAAGAAGCTGGAGTGTACGCGCGGCCAGGGCTACTACTTTGGTCGTCCGCTGCCCGGCGATGTGGTGACTGCGCTGCTGGAAGGCGCGCTGCTGGCCGCGAGCGCGCAGTGACGGAGAGGGACGGCGGAGAACAAAGCACCGGGTGGCATGGCCCATGCCCAGCGGGCACCCGCATGGCACCCGCATGGGCACCCGGCCTGGAGAGGGGTGCTGAGCGCAGCGCCGGGGGTGAGGGCCTGAACGCGAAACCTGGAACTTGAAACTCGAAACGCTGAGCGTTATTCGCCGCCGATCGCCTCAGGGCTCGGCTCATCGGTTGGATCGGGCTGTGGCGTCGTCGTCGCTTCAGGGATGGATGTGCTGGTCGGCTCCAGCGGCGTCTCGGTCGGCTCCGGCAGCGGGGTTGGCACAGGCGTCTCGGTCGGCTCCGGCAGCGGGGTTGGCACAGGCGTGCGCGTGGGGCGCGGCGTGCTGGTTGGCGTCGGCACAGGCGTCTGCGGAGGCTTCGGAGCGGGTGTCGCCGGAATGACGGTGTTGCCCGGCATGGGCGTGGCGGTCGGGCGCGGCAGCGGAGTTGCCGAGCGGACTGGCGTGGCGGTCGATCCAGGCTGTGGTGTCGCCGTGCGGATCGGTGTCGGGCGATCGTCCGAGGGCGGTCTGTTGGGCGTGCTGGTGGGCGCTGGCGCGTGCCCGGGCACGCGCGTCGGCTGAGCGGTCGCTCCGCTGCCGGGATTCCTCGTGGGCGATGCGGCGGGCGTTGCCTGGCCTGTTGCCGGAGCGGCTGTCGAAGTGGGCTGTCCCGCCGCTGGACCTGGCGTGCGGCCCCGGCGCGGCGTGGGCGTGGCGCGCTTCGCTCCCGGCGTTGGCGATCCGGCGGTGCCCGGTGCGGCCCTGGCGGGCACTCCCGTGCGACGAATCAGCGTCGTCGGCTCGACTCCCACGCCGATCACCGCGCCGATCGCAACCTGAGGCGTTGGCTCGGCGGCAGGCGCGGACGGTCCCGAATCGAGGCCGAAGAAATCCAGCACCATATCCGTGACACTTTTCTCGGCTGGCGTCGTCTGCGCTGATTCTGGCGCGTTTTCCTGTCGGCGGTCGGTAAGATCGATGTGCTGATCGAGAACGCTCGGCGTCGCTGTCGGCCTGAGCATGACCAGCCCGGTGCGGCGGCTGATCGAGAAGGTCATGCCGTTCGCCACGATCCAGCCGACGCCGCTGCCTACGACGAGGCAGACGCTCAGCAGAAGCAGGTGCAGGCGCTGCGCTGGCCGAATACTATGCCAGAGTGTGAGAAGCCAATTCATCGTCTATCCCGTGATCGATGTTGCTAGCACGCCGTCGGTCGGGGATGCCCCCGGCGATCCCCACGCTGATACAGGATCGCATCCGCCGTCGTCCAAACATGCGCCGCGATTCCGCATCAGGTCATGATTCGTAACAGTACTACAGTACTACTTCTGTAAACGATCTTAAACCCCTGCAAGTTACGGTCGGTTGCTGTGGTATCTGGAGCGTGGTACACTTGCGGCAGAAGCGACGCATGAGAGTAGTAAGCACGCGCACAGAGAGCGATCGGCTGGTGGAAGATCGCAAGATGGTGCCGAACTCGCTCATGGGCAGCGTCGGTGAGGCGGACACGCGGTAGTCGGCGACGGGTTTCGCCCGTTATAGCGCAACGAGTGAGTGCAGGATCGGGCCGCGCTGGGCTGTGGGATCCGCATTAAATCGGGGTGGTACCACGGAGCGCGCCTTCGTCCCTGAGCGGGATGAAGGTTTTTTTGTTATGCGGGGGATCTACGAGGCATACGCGCCGATCTATCGGCAGATGAACCAGGGAGCCTGGAGCGAGCGGATGGCGCGCTGGACGCTCGGCTGGCTCGCCGCTCGCGGCGTCGCCGAGGGGCGAGTCGTCGACTGGGGCTGTGGCGATGGAGCGGCTGCGGTGTCCTTTGCCCAGGCAGGCTGGCACGTCCAGGGCATCGATCGATCGCGGGCGATGCTGGCGCTGGCTCGTCGCCGCCCGCAGCCAGCAGGCCGGATCGCGTGGCATGAGGCCGATCTGTGTAGCGCTCCGGTCGAGCAGCCCGGCGAGCTGGCGACCGCGTTCTACGATACGCTGAACTATCTCACGTCGATCGCGGACCTGGGCACTGCCTGGCGCACGCTGGCGCGGTCGATCGTCCGGGGCGGGTACGTTATCGCCGACGTGAACACGC includes these proteins:
- a CDS encoding class I SAM-dependent methyltransferase, with the translated sequence MSFEINLKPGRERSVVQRHPWIFSSAITPGGRVPPDGAVVDVLSSGGDWLARGTWSGKSQIQVRLWTWSQDDAVDGELIRRRIAQAIEGRRALASDPATNAYRLVFSESDGLPGLIADRYGDYIVAQLLTVGAAMRAQPIVEALVALMQPRGVYERSDTDVRAKEGLEPAARLLWGEAPAGPIEILENGQRYLVDFIGGHKTGAYLDQRTNRRRVAAYCHDADVLSCFSYTGGFELQAAAAGARSITAIDSSAEALEIAAHNFERNGIALPVERIEGNVFSELRRFRAEGRSFDVIVLDPPKFVQQRSQLERASRGYKDINLLAMQLLRPDGILATFSCSGLVSIDLFQKIVFGAAVDARRGVQILERLMQAPDHPVLLTFPEAEYLKGLICRVV
- a CDS encoding general stress protein gives rise to the protein MMTDMQPPSPHQTQLIVAIFDDQARAEAAVRDLQQQGFAEEQLSVVLHRDATQASPEEVVELDREAEETGEDVAIGGTLGGLAGLLGGLALFSIPALGPFLGVGVLATTIGGAALGSALGERVAHLVALGVPQERTRRYGQALEAGQIVLGVTARSSAEVHRAREVLALHEADEIDVHPQPRPM
- a CDS encoding SLATT domain-containing protein → MAKRNPAPPHPFPTWDATNPTESLKGVYEWAAKNGQDQIRWYQEKKRSKRRGSLWIRALSILFVAIGGLCPLIDATDLFADSTTWLSGTSLGQWGYVFLALAAALIGYDRYFGLSTAWMRFIVTQLSIERALKEFRYDWLILLVQQDSTEMNIPVLLQRAKDFTLQVENLVRQETDSWVLEFQSNIAQLEKVLKTEAEARKPGSIRVVVANGRDFDRVCIRMNDAQVKELVGVTEGIIDGVPPGRYEIVVVGKKGSAEPRAAKVVEVQADAMALVELALPTPVAVPIP
- a CDS encoding tetratricopeptide repeat protein, which produces MRYRCCLALLVVLLGVLGASTAAAQTTTPPASTPTTGAAGTPVASPTAIDAQAVLKRADDVAALAKEAAEQTSRNADLMEKLVWFLGIVVALVGGTFGVFGIKTIRDIRTSMLSTVKESQTTLDEYKTNLESSRAQMKANIQELDAARQLLQTMQQQLDTTQQELNQLGVSVKRQFAATQASLKMMSLGNQRFSEGNYDEAIAAYQRARSLQPNDPEANYRLGRAYSNAGRYGEAIQLLKEALKARPDFAEATMELGLAYRRQADQATRAEERAASYRQAEDYLKRAITLRPDFEDALGVLGGLYRRTRRYQEALQYYGQATLVDPNSSYALSNVASLSWFLDEIDNARRYFVRVEEVASSRILIGREPIYWDLYDRALARLVLGKQAEAVEDYRRAIELTPHAENIGSVLDTMRFLMQAKRPIEGLDQALALIESRLQVH
- a CDS encoding EAL domain-containing protein, producing the protein MEHILVIDDSEHVASLLAHSILPQHGYAVQVATTGWDGLVQVRSSRPDLILLDLQLPDASGLQLLQRIAELDETIPVILMTAHGSEQTAVAAFRYGARNYLIKPFADDEVVVAVERAMREQRLRREKADLDRTLQQRVREQSILSAIGKSVTALLDREQVLQRIVEAGVYLTRAEEGMLLLVDRESGEMYLRAAKNLGEDRVQCFRVPIDDSFAGHVVRTRQPLRLHRSQAEGGLKLKTNFLAQSLLQVPLISGHEAIGVLGMSNCEQSRQFTEHDQYLLAALADYATIALENARLFQQVSEEQERYHDLFDHANDLIFTLDLDAALTSINRYGTQLLGYTAEELLGVSLAQLSEPGSWAKTVTALEPIRQRRQERGSFDLALLDKHGRLRYTEVHARLISSRQRSPEIVCIARDVTERRMFEAQIQYLAFHDPLSNLPNRVLFMERLTHGLERAQRNHKSVALLFLDLDNFKVINDSLGHQVGDHLLRAVAQRMHDCVRPADTVARLGGDEFIVLLEDISDVKDAVHVAERIHDVLRAPLTLDDHEVFTTVSIGIVISSAEHCRPDDLVRSADLAMYRAKTQGKAQYALFDPSMNARAKERLALETDLRRATERNEFTVVYQPVVDLVSGKMCEVEALVRWDHPSRGRVSPGEFIPLAEETGLIMQIGQHVLEQACRQVRAWQMLAPGEPPLVMSVNLSARQFQHPQLVEQIAATLRKTGLDPRSLKLEITESMMMQDGERNGAIMRELKRLGIQLAIDDFGTGYCSLGYLKCFPVDTLKIDRSFVAGLGLNVEDTAIVRAVIAFAKALNLSVTGEGIETVEQLRQLKKLECTRGQGYYFGRPLPGDVVTALLEGALLAASAQ
- a CDS encoding class I SAM-dependent methyltransferase, whose product is MRGIYEAYAPIYRQMNQGAWSERMARWTLGWLAARGVAEGRVVDWGCGDGAAAVSFAQAGWHVQGIDRSRAMLALARRRPQPAGRIAWHEADLCSAPVEQPGELATAFYDTLNYLTSIADLGTAWRTLARSIVRGGYVIADVNTPYEYTTAWTGQYVITADRDDLLVLNRLRYAADTRLATGRIIWFAREAASDIWQRGSETHRQRAHSDDEMLAAIEQAGLKLVERRTPQDEPPHPAATRLIYIAQKE
- a CDS encoding pentapeptide repeat-containing protein is translated as MIAQSKRSIRARRRSGLNQFIIIGLIVLLICAMITVTYLSQILVERDAFTFNPPLNVSTPKEQYEIAKLAAEIRQIRSDTSGSLFWLKLIALFVTVGGAVGGYLVGQSQITHERLNFEHRKDVDATYQGIVQELSSTEPILRSAAAVKLGSILKAFPVEWNVKDERRDELIQLTKQVLAAALSIEENDKVLKSLTIALVLHKPWENSSTDKEKQRLGDVRELDLSGANACDAYWARVDFSYTDFYRANLELVSFRKSILQGAQFRETKLKDAVLIEANCEGANFKLADLRGADFSQARLFKANFEGAKVHGVNMSGAELGANPNVKVDTSEKGDGSQMVDFADWLAAHAADITRRA